AGGCCGAGTATCAACAGAGAGAGACTCCCAAACCTAGCAATCTATACTTCCAGTCCTGCAAAATCTTAGTCACATGTTTAATTGTACTACTGCCAATAgccccactgatttaaatgggtcTGAGCTAGAATTAGGCAGGTGGTAAGGTTGAACGAGGTGGGGTCTTGGTCAGAAACACAGCTCAGAGATCAGAATCACTTTAGCcatattagatagatagataatatgGCTAAAGCGATTCTGATATATATaaatatcaggggttctcagctcagctgtgtgctaaaggccgcCTACGTGCCCGGGGTCCTGGGTTCCCAGCTGCCCAGCATGGGGGTGTCCGAGCTGCCCCACTGCCCAGTGCAGAGGGGTCAGGGTCCGGGTCGGGGCTGCTGGCCTGCCCTGGGGAGTGGGAGTctggggtcagggctgctggCGGGCCCCACAGGGTCTGCGGTCTGGGGCTTCCGGCAGGCCGCAGGGGGTCCAGGACTCCTGGCCAGCCCTGCAGGATCGGGACCCAGCGCAGCCGCCCAGCACTGCAAGCTCCAAGCACCAGGGCAACTGGCCCACCCAGTGTGGCGGGGGCTGGGGCAGCCATCTGGCCCCACGGGTTCTGAGGAAGCTGGTTGGCCGTGTGGAGTCCATGGCAGGAAGCCAGCCACCCCAGCGCAGCAAGGGTTGGGGCTATCACTGCCCAACCACCCGGCCCCTGCGGCCCAGGTAACAcactgtgggccacatatgcagcccacCACCAATATAGATATAGAAATAAGAAATAAATTTTAGAGTATACTACTTGCAGCTGAGCCTCCGACAGGGTAGAGGTGAGGTTTTATGGGTGACCTCACTGCATTTCCATACCAGACCATGTTTGCATTGCTTTTACTATTAACCTGCCTCTGAATTTGGTGGGTATTTAATGCACAACAAAGGACACAGAGTGTGAGAAAATAAATTTGACTTTATTATTCCAAAGGACAAACAAAGACAgactcctttccccatcccctgcccagtTCAGCATGGTACTTTTCATCCCCAGGCCAGCACATTGTTGCACCCAAATCCCTCATGCACCAGCAGTAGAGCAACATTTATAAACTGGCAGAAAAGTGCAGAGAATCCAGGAGACATGCTGGGACCCAGGCACAAAGCAAACACTCCGAGAGCAGGGAATCCAAGGAGCTGAGATTAGAGGGGTACAGTGTGGGGAAGACAATATCTATCATCCCCACACAGGATACACTGATAGATGGGGAGGGAGTGACCAGCTGGGCTGTCATGCTCCTTGTTTCCCTCTGGCCTCTATGATGGGGGTTAGCCTGGCTTTAAGGCTAGCCCAGGCCTGTTTACTTTTCTCCTTCTTGTCTCTGCCCAGACCCATCCTCTCAGTAATCTGGAGATCCTGCATCCTCCCCTCATCACTCCTCTTTGGGCATCATTTGTAATGCTTTAGATTTCAGGGATGGCTTCACTCAGTACTCACAGGGCAattcctgtctctctctggtaTTGGTGCAGCAAGTTCACAGTTCTCAGCCTCAGCTGTCTGGCTCTCAAGAGAAAAGTCTGCAGTTTCCCAGCTCtgttcccctcaccccctcctgacTCTATCTCACATCCCTGTAGAGATCAGGTAGCAACTCCATGCCCTGTTCAGTCTCGGCCTCTTGGAGTATGAATCTAGCACTCACCCTTGGTGTTTGTGCTGAGAGATATTGATAGTTTTCATTGTTCACACAACACAAAAATCTCATGACAAAGGGAAAAGAaaggttaaataaaataaaaaaggactcTTCTTGCAAAAGATCTTTTGTCTCCTTAAGTCCTCAATAAAGCTGTGCAATATCCTGTCAAAGTAAGCTATTGGTGCTTTCTAAATGCAAAGGGGGCAGGGaaaaggggcagagggggtgagtGATAAGAAGCAGCACCTCTCTTCCCCGTATTCtcctctcttatcccatgatcccTAACATACGATCTGCCTGGCACCCAACACCTTCTGCTTCCCACATCCACCAGACCCAACCATTCAATCCCCCAGTTTCCTCCCCAAAACCCATCCCTCCTGGTCCCTTCATATTTAAATCCCTGGAACCCAGCACCTTCGGGGATTTAGGGAGGGGAAGAGTTGTCAGCCCCAGGGTTACTCACTCTCCAGGTACCAGCTCCAGGTAAGTGGGGGAAACCAGCCCCGGGGCTGCAGGAAAatggggatggggacaggtgtcCATAGTGAATTTAGGGCCTGGCCTAAGTATCCCTCTCCTAGTCTCCATGGGAGGGGCATCATGTCGGGGAAGGGAGAGGGTATAACTTAATTCAGGCAGAGGGAGCTTCTGGAGgagtttctctctcccttcccacagCGGGTGAGCAGGAGGCAGAAAGGCCCATCAGTTCAGCAGCCAGGactgcagcagggaggaggggctgataAGGACTTCTCCACCTCTGCCTGGGGTTAGCTTAGACTAGGCAAAGCCAGAGGGTCCCTGAGCAGCTCAGGGTCAGCTGCTGCTGGAACCTGACCCCAGAGATGGGCAGCTGGTTACCTGGGAGTCAAATGCCACTGTGTGTGGGAATTAGGAAATGGAGTTTTTACTACGTCCAGTCCTAGTCATGGCACTGAGAGAATTTCTCTCCTATGTGGAGGAGTCTCTGATGCCCAATGTGGTGGTAACTCCAACTGAACCTTTTTTCCATGCTAAGGATATCTGAGAGGCCTCTTCCCTCTGTGAATTTGCTGATGCTTGATGCTGTGTGAGCATGAAATGAAGCTTCCCCACACATTCAACTCTTTCTTCTGTGAATTATTGGATGGGGACTAATGTGTCAGTTCAGATGACTCTTTTGCTGAAGTTATTGAAGCTAGTTCCACAATCCAAGTATTTATGGATTTTCTCTCCCATGTGGATTGTCTGATGTgatcttcaaattattttttttccacagtcGATGCATTTATAGATACTGTGCCATGTGGATTTTGAAATGTTTAGTAACGTATGATCTaggactgaagcttttcccatcATCTAagcatttatgggatttctctcatGTGGATTGTCTGATGTATAAGATTTGAGCtctcactgaagcttttcccacaatgCAGGCACTTACAGGTTTTATCTCCTGTGTGAGTTCTCAGACATGAAATGATTAAAGCTTTTCCCACAATCCAAGTATTTATAGGAAttttctcctgtgtgggttctctgatgtaTAATAAGGGCTGATGGTGCATTGAAACTTTTCTCACACTGCAGGCATTTTTAGGGTCTCTCTCCCATGTGGCTTCTCCCATGGTTAATAAGGCCTGAGCGCTGAATGAAGCTTTTATCTcagtccaagcatttatagggtctctctcctatATGGTTTCTCTCATGGTTAATTAAGACTTGAGCAATACTGAAGCTCTTCCTGAAGTACAGGCATTTatagcagggtttctcaaactgggccCCAGGGGTCCGCAAGGGTACTCCAGTGGGTCAACGAGTCATGTCCGGGGCCGccggccccgctgatcaactcctccccctccctcccagtgcctcctgcacaccgcaaaacagctgttcagtggtgtgcaggaggcactgggcgggagagggagaagtggggatggggcgcgtttgggggaggggacagaaagaggcagggaagaggaggggcggggtgggggcttggaagaaggggtggagtggggacggggcctgTGGCTGAGTGGtgggcttggggggaggaggggtccatgaaaatttttaaatcaaaaggggggtcctcgggttgttaaagtttgagaatcacgGATTTATAGGGTTTCTCACCAGTGTGGAGTCTCCCGTGTCTAATAAGATGTGCCctccgactgaagcttttcccacagtccaaacacttatagggtctctctcccgtgtgcaGTCTCCTATGAGCAGTAAGATTtgagctccgactgaagcttttccaacagtccaagcatttatagggtctctctcctgtgtgggttctctcATGGCTAATAAGGCCTGAGCACTGactgaagctcttcccacagtcGCATTTATAGGAGTTCTTGCTCGTGTGGATTCTGCCATGGTTAATAAGGCCTGAACGCTGactgaagctcttcccacagtccaagcatttatagggtttctctccagtgtggattatTTTATGGCTAATAAGATTTGAGCTTCGACTAAAgtttttcccacagtctaagcatttATAGGGGTTCTCTCCCATGTGGATTCTGCCATGGCTAATGAGGCCTGAGCGCTGactgaagctcttcccacagtccaagcatttaaagggtttctctccagtgtggattatCCTATGGCTAATAAGATTTGAGCTCCGactgaagctcttcccacagtccaagcatttatagggtttctctccagtgtggattatCCTATGGCTAATAAGATTTGCgctccgactgaagcttttcccacagtccaagcatttataaAGTCTCTCTCCCATGTGGATTCTCCCATGTCTAATAAGATTTGAGCgatgactgaagcttttcccacagtccaagcatttataggggttctctccagtgtggattctgCCATGGTTAATAAGGCCTGAGcgctgactgaagcttttcccacagtccaagcatttatagggtttTTCTCCAGTGTGGATTATCC
The window above is part of the Chrysemys picta bellii isolate R12L10 chromosome 12, ASM1138683v2, whole genome shotgun sequence genome. Proteins encoded here:
- the LOC101935617 gene encoding zinc finger protein OZF-like isoform X1; this encodes MAVVDPAQMPVTFEEVAVYFTERQGALLDPDQRALYKDVMQANYEIVTSLGLPIPKPDLITRLEAGEEPWVPDHPASEERKFSRGTRTAGDETMNENEDGNPLQECPEQVELQGTLLKQGEGNFSQCLEQRKAWSNWHRLERKLGNCQRNKVYESIGYGGGGKDPEETTVQWTNENEKNPYKCLDCGKSFSHRSNLTRHGRIHTGERLYKCLDCGKSFSRSSNLISHRIIHTGEKPYKCLDCGKSFSQRSGLINHGRIHTGENPYKCLDCGKSFSHRSNLIRHGRIHMGERLYKCLDCGKSFSRSANLISHRIIHTGEKPYKCLDCGKSFSRSSNLISHRIIHTGEKPFKCLDCGKSFSQRSGLISHGRIHMGENPYKCLDCGKNFSRSSNLISHKIIHTGEKPYKCLDCGKSFSQRSGLINHGRIHTSKNSYKCDCGKSFSQCSGLISHERTHTGERPYKCLDCWKSFSRSSNLTAHRRLHTGERPYKCLDCGKSFSRRAHLIRHGRLHTGEKPYKSVILKL
- the LOC101935617 gene encoding zinc finger protein OZF-like isoform X2, with translation MAVVDPAQMPVTFEEVAVYFTERQGALLDPDQRALYKDVMQANYEIVTSLGLPIPKPDLITRLEAGEEPWVPDHPASEERKFSRGTRTGDETMNENEDGNPLQECPEQVELQGTLLKQGEGNFSQCLEQRKAWSNWHRLERKLGNCQRNKVYESIGYGGGGKDPEETTVQWTNENEKNPYKCLDCGKSFSHRSNLTRHGRIHTGERLYKCLDCGKSFSRSSNLISHRIIHTGEKPYKCLDCGKSFSQRSGLINHGRIHTGENPYKCLDCGKSFSHRSNLIRHGRIHMGERLYKCLDCGKSFSRSANLISHRIIHTGEKPYKCLDCGKSFSRSSNLISHRIIHTGEKPFKCLDCGKSFSQRSGLISHGRIHMGENPYKCLDCGKNFSRSSNLISHKIIHTGEKPYKCLDCGKSFSQRSGLINHGRIHTSKNSYKCDCGKSFSQCSGLISHERTHTGERPYKCLDCWKSFSRSSNLTAHRRLHTGERPYKCLDCGKSFSRRAHLIRHGRLHTGEKPYKSVILKL